Genomic DNA from Salinibacter pepae:
CATTCTCCTCCCCCGCGCCCTCCCCACGGACCTTCTGGACGAGGACCTCATCCTCCACGTCAACCCCACGGGCCGGTTCGTCACCGGCGGGCCGCACGGGGACACGGGCGTCACGGGCCGCAAGATCATCGTGGACACCTACGGCGGCAAGGGGGCCCATGGCGGGGGCGCGTTCAGTGGAAAAGACCCCTCGAAGGTGGACCGGAGCGCCACCTACGCCGCCCGCCACGTCGCCAAAAACCTGGTCGCGGCGGAGCTTTGCGACGAGGCGGAGGTGCAGCTCGCCTACGCCATCGGCGTGGCCGAGCCCGTGTCGATTGACGTGTCGACGAACGGCACCGGCGTCCTCCCCGACACGGAACTCTGCGAGATGGTGCGGGAGCACTTCGAGCTGTCCCCCTCCGCCATCATCGACCGGCTCGATCTGCTGAAGCCCCGCTACCAGAAGACCGCCGCGTACGGGCACTTCGGGCGCCCGACCTTCCCGTGGGAGGAGCTGACCCACGTGGAGGCCCTGAAGCGAGAGGCCCCCGCGGTGGCCCCGTAGCCCGGCCCCACTGCCATTCCGCGTCGCCCCACGCCCTCGTCGCCCACTCGGCGGCGAGGGCTTTTTGTGTTTGGTGGCGGTCTGGGAGCAGACACCTCACCTCTACATGTTTTCTCCATCTTTTCCCTGTAACCCTGCCGGCGTTTGCAACGGCCCGCCCGGCGACCCGCCTGGAAACGGCAATCCGCCCGACAGAGGCCCGCCGGACAACCCGCCGGGGGGCGGGAACGGCAATGGAGGGGCGTAGCGACGCCTCCGATGCCTTACTCCGCGCCCCCGGTGTCGAAGATGCGAACGTCCGTGTTGCCGTCCGGATCGACATACGCCCGGAACATGCCGCCGGTGCTGAAGGGCGTGGCGATGTTGCCCTCGCGGTCGAGCGCAATGACGCCGCCTACGCCGCCGAGCTCTTCAATCTCGTCGATCGTGCGCTGGGCGGCCTCGCCGAGCGGAAGCCCCCCGAATTGCATGCGCGACGCCACACTGTGGGCCGCCACGCCGCGAATAAAGAACTCGCCCTGCCCCGTGGCCGACACCGCACACGATGCATTGTGGGCGTACGTCCCGGCCCCGACGATGGGGGAATCGCCCACGCGCCCGAACTCCTTGTCCGAGATGCCCCCCGTCGACGTTCCCGCCGCCAGGTTGCCCGCCGCGTCGAGCGCCACGGCGCCGACCGTGCCGTACTTCTCGTTCGACCCCGGTGCCGCGGGCGGGTCGGCGGGCGCCTGGCCCTGCCCGGAGCGACGCGCGTCCGTGATGAAGTACTCGTTCTCCACGAGATCGAGCCCCTGCTGCTCCGCAAAGGCCTCCGCCCCCTCCTGAGCAAACATCACGTGGTAGGAGTCCTCCATGATGGCCCGGGCGAGCCGAATCGGATGCTTCACCGTCTGTACCCCCGTGAGCGCCCCGGCGTTGCGGGTGGCCCCGTCCATGATGGCGGCGTCGAGCTCCACCGCGCCCTCACTCGTGCGAACCGCCCCCCGGGCCGCGTTGAAGAGCGTGTCGGCCTCCATGGTGGTGATGGCGGCCTGGACGGCATCGAGCGCACTGCCGCCGTCCCGGAGCACTGCGTTGCCCTCCTGCAGCGCGGTGCGGAGGGCCGACCGGTACGCCTCCGCCCGGTCGTCACTCATCTCGTCGGCGCGCAACGACCCAGCCCCCCCGTGAATGACGAGGGCCGTTTCCGAGGATGGACCGTCCTGCCCCTGCACCGTAACAGGAAGCAGGCACACCCAACCCAAAAGAGTCCCCACAATGAGAAGAGCACGATGGACTCGCACCGGAACGTCGCACATGGTGGTGTACAAAGGACATGTGTGTTGAATAATTTGCGCGGAGGCCCCATAAATAGGAAAACAAAACAGAGAATCGCCACCCGGATTCCGCCCGACGCCCCGACGAATCGACCCACACATCGCCCGTCGCCTGCTCCTCCCCTGACCCTGTGGCGGAAGTTGCATGACCTTCACACAATCTTAGGGGCTACTTCCCAAAAAACCCCCGCCTGGATCGCATTTTGCCGGACAATAATGTCCCGATGTTACACGTTTGGGAACACGCCCCTACATAGCTGATTTGTAGCATTTTCCGCTTGCGACTCAGCGGAATCCTTTCCACATTATATCTTCCAGGAAGCAATTTCCTGGCGTTCGGCACTCCTCCTACACAGACCGATCCCCCACATACATGGCGAAGGACAAGGCAGAAGTCGTCACCAAAAAGACCGCCTCGAAGGACAAGAATGCCTTCAACCAGCATGAGGCCCTCCAGGAGATGAGCGACGAGGACCTCATGTCTCAGTTCCAAGCCGGGACCGTGGAGGCCTTCAACATCCTCGTGGAACGGTACTCTGATCGCTTGATGCAGTACCTCT
This window encodes:
- a CDS encoding isoaspartyl peptidase/L-asparaginase family protein gives rise to the protein MCDVPVRVHRALLIVGTLLGWVCLLPVTVQGQDGPSSETALVIHGGAGSLRADEMSDDRAEAYRSALRTALQEGNAVLRDGGSALDAVQAAITTMEADTLFNAARGAVRTSEGAVELDAAIMDGATRNAGALTGVQTVKHPIRLARAIMEDSYHVMFAQEGAEAFAEQQGLDLVENEYFITDARRSGQGQAPADPPAAPGSNEKYGTVGAVALDAAGNLAAGTSTGGISDKEFGRVGDSPIVGAGTYAHNASCAVSATGQGEFFIRGVAAHSVASRMQFGGLPLGEAAQRTIDEIEELGGVGGVIALDREGNIATPFSTGGMFRAYVDPDGNTDVRIFDTGGAE